In a genomic window of Gossypium arboreum isolate Shixiya-1 chromosome 7, ASM2569848v2, whole genome shotgun sequence:
- the LOC108475826 gene encoding uncharacterized protein LOC108475826: MTISEYERKFVKLSKYAQECIPTKVVMCKRFENGLNKDIKLLVRVIELKEFVMFVDRAHKAEELSKEKRKAEFEFRDSRKKFTGKSHQLALKKSKEHHYHLTISVGHPNRDRDARHSSPKPQATSIASVGSVRNARLECKHYNRPHYGECRVKSGVCFRCGSFGHYLRDCPEKPEKKKAQTARLSNTAARERPPRNTGNMSGS; this comes from the coding sequence ATGACCAtatctgaatatgaaagaaaGTTTGTCAAATTAAGCAAGTATGCCCAAGAGTGCATTCCAACCAAAGTGgttatgtgtaaacgttttgaaaaCGGGTTGAATAAAGACATTAAGCTTTTAGTTAGAGTAAttgaactgaaagaatttgttaTGTTTGTTGACAGAGCAcataaagccgaggagcttagtaaagaaaagagaaaagctgaattTGAatttagagattcgagaaagaaaTTTACGGGAAAGTCTCATCAGTTAGCATTGAAGAAATCTAAAGAACATCACTACCATCTTACTATTTCTGTAGGGCATCCTAATAGAGATAGAGATGCGAGACACTCCAGTCCTAAACCCCAAGCTACATCTATAGCGAGTGTGGGTAGTGTTAGAAATGCTAGACTTGAGTGCAAACACTACAATAGGCCACATTATGGCGAGTGTCGAGTGAAAAGCGGAGTATGTTTTAGATGTGGCTCCTTCGGCCACTACCTTAGAGATTGCCCAGAGAAGCCTgagaaaaagaaagctcaaaCTGCAAGGCTGAGCAATACAGCTGCTAGAGAGAGACCACCTCGAAATACTGGAAATATGAGTGGTAGTTAA